The segment GCCAAGGCCCATGGCCGCAACAAGGCCTATGGCGTGCTGCAGGCCGAGGCCCGGCACGAGGCCGGCCTGGAAGCCCTGTCCAAGCGCCTGGAGGCCGCCTGGCAGCAGGGCCAGGTGGGCCTGGTGGCCCTCAACGGCCCCAGCCAGGAGGGCGCGCCATGAAGCGTCTGCTGCTCTGCGTCGGCCTGCTGCTTGCCGGCCTGATCGGCAAGGCGCAGGCCGTTGAGCCGCCGCTGGACCCGGCCCTGGACAGCGAGCTCAGCCACCTGATCACCCTGGCCTATGACCGCCCCGAGGCCTCGCTGCAGGCGGTGCGCGCCATGCGCAACACCCAGAGCAGCCCTGGCGCCCTGCTGCAGCTGCGCCTGGCCGAGGCCCAGATCCTGATCCAGTGGGGGCGGACGGAACAGGCCGAGGCCCTGATTGGCGCGCTGGAACGCGAGGCCAGTGCGCATGACCGCAGCCTGTTGCTGCGCGCCCAGATCTCCGAGCGTCAGGGCCGTTTCGGCGAGGCCGGCGAATTTGCGCGTGAGGGCCTGCGCCGCCTGGAGGCGCAATGCCCCGCCAGCGAGCTGGCGCGCGCCATCCAGCAGGGCCGCTGCGACTTCCGCGCCGCCTGGTGGGCGCTTCGCATCCTGGAGCGCGGCGAGTCGGCCCAGGGCGGGCTGGCCCAGGCCGGCGCCACCATACAGCGCGCCCTGGCCCTGGCCCAGGCCGGCCAGGACCGCTATCTGGCCAGCGTGAGCATGAACACCCTGGCCCTGCTGAGCCAGGAGCTGGACCAGCCGGACGAGGCCCGCCGCTGGCTGGCCCTCGGCCTGGAGCAGGCCCAGGGCGATCCGATGGCCCTGAGCCTGAACAAGGTGGCCGAGGCCCGGGTTGCCGTGCGCCGGGGCGACAAGCGCGGCCAGCTCAATGCCTACGAGGAAGCCCTGGACCATGCCCAGCGCGCCGAGGCGCCGCACACCGTGGCCCAGATCCGCGTCAATCTCGTGGACCTGCACATGCACAACGGCCGCCCCGCCGTGGCCATGGAGGAGGCGCGCCTGGCCCTGCCGGTGCTGCAGAGCTTCAGGGACCTGCGCCTGGAGCGCACGCTTCGCCACAATATGGGCGTCTCCCTGCTGCTGCTCAAGCAGTTCGACGCGGCACGCCGCGAGCTGGCGCGGGCCCAGCAGCTGGCGAGCGAGCAGCCCAATCCCGCGCGCCGCGCCACCGAGCTGCGCGAGATCGGCCAGGCCTGGGCCGCCAGCGGCCAACCCCGCGAAGCCATCACCGTCTTCCACGCCGAGCGCGCGCTCTCGGCCCAGATCCAGGCCCGCAACCGCGAGACCCAGCTGCAGCAGCTCAAGCTCAAGTACGACAGCGATCGCAATCAGCGCGACCTGGACCTGCTCACCCGCGACCGCAGCCTCAAGGACCAGCAGCTCGCCAACCACGAGCTGGCCCAGCGCGTGGGCATGGCCGTGGCCCTGCTGCTGGGTCTCTCCCTGGTCCTGGTGGTGGTGATGCTGCAGCGCGTGCGCGCCGCCAACCGCCAGCTCAAGGCCAACCAGCGCCTGCTGCGCAGCCAGAGCGAACGCGACCCGCTCACCGACCTGGCCAACCGCCGCCACTTTTTGGCCGTGATGCAGAAGCAGGCGCAGCAGCTCTTCACCGGCGGCCTGCTGATGATAGACATCGACCACTTCAAGCATGTCAACGACCAGCAGGGTCATGCCGTGGGCGATGTGGTGATCCGCGATGTGGCCCAGCGCATCCGCGACGCGGTGCGCACCGAAGACCTGGTGGTGCGCTGGGGCGGCGAGGAGTTCCTGGTCTTCGCGCCCAATGTCAGCCAGGACACGCTGAGCCTGCTGGCCGAGCGCGTGCTCAACAGCGTGGGGGGCCAGCCGGTGGCCACCGAGAACGGGCCGCTGCGCGTGACCGTGTCCATCGGCTTCGCGCATTTCCCCCTGCCGCCCGGCCTGCTGCGCCAGCACTGGGAGCAGGCGGTGAACTGGGCCGATATGGTGCTCTACACCGCCAAGGCCCAGGGCCGCAACCGCGCCGTGGGCATCGCCACCGTGGACGCCCAGGACGCCGCCGCCCTGCTCGAGATCGAGGCCGATTTCGACGCCGCCTGCCACTCCCAGCGGGTGCGGCTGCTGCACATTCCCGGCCCCTGAAGCGGGCATACTCGGCGCCATCGACCCGCACAAAAACAGGAGACAGACGATGACGCAAGACCCGACCCGCCGGCTCCTGCTGGCCCTCGCCGCCGGCACCCTGCTGCCCCTGGGCGCCCAGGCCCAGAGCGCTGCCGCCTGGCCCAGCAAACCCCTGCGCATCGTCGTGCCCTTTGCCGCGGGCGGCACCACCGACATCCTGGCCCGTGCCCTGGCGCCCGAGCTGCAGAAGGCCCTGGGCCAGCCCGTCATCATCGACAACAAGCCCGGCGCCGGCGGCAACACCGGCAGCGCCGAGGTGGCGCGCGCCAGCGACGGCCACACCCTGCTGATGGGCACGGTGGGCACGCATGGCATCAACCAGTCGCTCTACCCCAAGCTGCCCTACGACCCCATCAAGGACTTCGCGCCCATCACCCTGGTGGCTGCCGTGCCCAATGTGCTGGTGATCAATCCGGCCAAGGCCCAGCAGCTGGGCATCAACAGCGTGCAGGACCTGATCAAGGTGGCCAAGGCCAACCCCGGCAAGCTGAACATGGCCTCCAGCGGCAACGGCACCTCCATCCACCTGGCCGGCGAACTCTTCAAAAGCATGACCGGCACCTTCATGCTGCACTTTCCCTACCGCGGCTCGGGCCCGGCCCTGCTGGACCTGATGGGCGGCAATGTGGACCTGATGTTCGACAACCTGCCTTCCTCCATGGCGCACATCAAGGCCGGCAAACTCAAGGCCATCGCCGTGACCAGCGCCCGGCGCAGCGAGGCCCTGCCGGAGCTGCCCACCATCGAGGAGGCCGGCGGTCCCGCGCTCAAGGGTTATGAGGCCAGCTCCTGGTTCGGCCTGCTGGCGCCCAGCAGCATGCCGGCCGAGCAGGTGGCCCTGCTGCAGCGCGAGACCGCCAAGGCCCTGGCCACGCCCGCGCTCAAGGAACGCCTGGCCAGCCAGGGC is part of the Shinella sp. XGS7 genome and harbors:
- a CDS encoding diguanylate cyclase, whose product is MKRLLLCVGLLLAGLIGKAQAVEPPLDPALDSELSHLITLAYDRPEASLQAVRAMRNTQSSPGALLQLRLAEAQILIQWGRTEQAEALIGALEREASAHDRSLLLRAQISERQGRFGEAGEFAREGLRRLEAQCPASELARAIQQGRCDFRAAWWALRILERGESAQGGLAQAGATIQRALALAQAGQDRYLASVSMNTLALLSQELDQPDEARRWLALGLEQAQGDPMALSLNKVAEARVAVRRGDKRGQLNAYEEALDHAQRAEAPHTVAQIRVNLVDLHMHNGRPAVAMEEARLALPVLQSFRDLRLERTLRHNMGVSLLLLKQFDAARRELARAQQLASEQPNPARRATELREIGQAWAASGQPREAITVFHAERALSAQIQARNRETQLQQLKLKYDSDRNQRDLDLLTRDRSLKDQQLANHELAQRVGMAVALLLGLSLVLVVVMLQRVRAANRQLKANQRLLRSQSERDPLTDLANRRHFLAVMQKQAQQLFTGGLLMIDIDHFKHVNDQQGHAVGDVVIRDVAQRIRDAVRTEDLVVRWGGEEFLVFAPNVSQDTLSLLAERVLNSVGGQPVATENGPLRVTVSIGFAHFPLPPGLLRQHWEQAVNWADMVLYTAKAQGRNRAVGIATVDAQDAAALLEIEADFDAACHSQRVRLLHIPGP
- a CDS encoding tripartite tricarboxylate transporter substrate binding protein — protein: MTQDPTRRLLLALAAGTLLPLGAQAQSAAAWPSKPLRIVVPFAAGGTTDILARALAPELQKALGQPVIIDNKPGAGGNTGSAEVARASDGHTLLMGTVGTHGINQSLYPKLPYDPIKDFAPITLVAAVPNVLVINPAKAQQLGINSVQDLIKVAKANPGKLNMASSGNGTSIHLAGELFKSMTGTFMLHFPYRGSGPALLDLMGGNVDLMFDNLPSSMAHIKAGKLKAIAVTSARRSEALPELPTIEEAGGPALKGYEASSWFGLLAPSSMPAEQVALLQRETAKALATPALKERLASQGAVASGMSSKDFAALIASETRKWAQVVKSSGAKVD